One region of Takifugu flavidus isolate HTHZ2018 chromosome 14, ASM371156v2, whole genome shotgun sequence genomic DNA includes:
- the cfap58 gene encoding cilia- and flagella-associated protein 58, whose amino-acid sequence MPLHKRDNIPTTADYRGCLVTQSTILLRRKKIIYFLVFVKAYRFHSVFSGDIMEETAEEHMSESMQEFYTILDELVGDQSVDQVRLEFEKLIQALKKSRENEKRLMSKCRELNAEIVSSSTKVSAALQLSQDDQTTITSLKRELDKAWKMVDAANDKEKRDKEAIKNLKDEIAKLMEQAKQSVPSAEQEQIDLLNPIEALTKERDQLLTTAEDLREKLKETISKQQEIDVQRDAALENIAQLQQQLQEQQNEISRETRLKEKLDKEVKKLHEDMEAKAGDIRALTVQLQRATEEQQRLEQQLKELKLLNERCSRELEQMQQKNSKLQQDCEQVSADKERLSLDNLQNTNELKRREEEVTQMRQKISKQAKMREVLQKKLHQLEEQKADVEVERDTLKVQIPALEKDLESCHKQVETDKKAIDELIRERDNLNKNLVKSTQSTERQQNLVKLLEQDKKTLEHEITGHRQEAQRQQKTIQQLEKERDRYINETNSLMQKVQQKMSEVEVREKELFDWRKTVSEVECKLTQQENLLECTVKERNLYSRNLIEAQEEIAEIKRKMKTMNNQVTRLRDEISGKELALAKDEQERKRLDKDNEALKGELQQMKLQLEETKQRVDGQKAEQQNLQKIIADADAQHVQQKKQMEQVGRERDNLAKQLLHRNEERKLLYEKIKIQQSILSKGDFHYKERMEDIHLLKLEVKRLQRKKSILDKTVPNTEDLRRELFHLQRELLRERTRNSVLLEQRKPVNIHRWRCLEGSDPGKYELIMKIQSLQKRLIAKSQELEERELLLQEKEKLYVELKQILARQPGPEAAEQLQQHKWLLRDKASKLKALTAQVRVLDRRMSEYRCENQRLADELTNVKKKYLSQKKLHSQNRSSTRPQMDQLEALPPLNNRSNFTGGGFRVENPMRR is encoded by the exons ATGCCATTACACAAACGCGACAACATCCCTACTACTGCCGACTACCGCGGTTGCTTAGTAACGCAGTCAACAATACTACTGAGGCGGAAAAAAATAATCTATTTTCTGGTATTTGTCAAGGCTTACAGATTCCattctgtgttttcaggtgatATAATGGAG gagacagcagaggagcacaTGTCTGAGTCCATGCAGGAGTTCTACACAATTCTGGATGAACTGGTCGGGGACCAGAGTGTTGACCAGGTCAGACTGGAGTTTGAGAAGCTGATCCAGGCTCTGAAGAAGTCCAGAGAGAATGAAAAGAGGCTGATGTCTAAATGCAGAGAGCTCAACGCAGAGATCGTGTCCAGTTCCACTAAAGTGTCGGCTGCTCTCCAGCTGTCCCAGGATGATCAGACCACCATAACCTCCCTAAAGAGG GAGCTAGATAAAGCATGGAAGATGGTTGATGCTGCTAATGATAAAGAGAAGAGGGACAAGGAGGCCATCAAGAATTTAAAAGATGAGATAGCCAAGCTCATGGAACAGGCCAAACAAAGTGTTCCATctgcagaacaggagcagat TGATCTATTAAACCCGATTGAGGCGTTGACTAAAGAGAGGGATCAGCTGCTGACCACTGCTGAGGACCTGAGAGAAAAACTGAAAGAAACCATCAGCAAACAACAGGAAATTGATGTCCAGCGAGATGCAGCTTTAGAGAACATAGCTCAG CTCCAGCAACAACTCCAAGAGCAACAGAATGAGATTTCCAGAGAAACCAGGTTGAAGGAGAAGTTGGACAAGGAGGTCAAGAAGCTGCATGAAGACATGGAGGCCAAGGCAGGAGACATCAGGGCTTTGACTGTGCAGCTCCAGAGAgccacagaggagcagcagaggctggagcagcagctcaaagAGCTGAAG CTGTTGAATGAGcgctgcagcagagagctggAACAGATGCAGCAGAAGAACAGCAAGTTGCAGCAGGATTGTGAGCAAGTCTCAGCTGATAAAGAACGTCTCTCTCTGGACAATCTTCAGAACACGAATGAGCTtaag aggagagaagaggaggtgacCCAGATGAGGCAGAAGAtttcaaaacaagcaaaaatgcGGGAAGTCCTGCAGAAGAAGCtccatcagctggaggagcagaaagcTGATGTGGAGGTGGAAAGAGATACACTAAAAGTTCAGATCCCTGCTCTGGAGAAAG ATCTAGAATCCTGTCACAAACAAGTTGAGACGGACAAAAAGGCCATAGATGAGCTGATCAGAGAAAGAGACAACTTAAATAAG AACCTGGTCAAATCCACCCAATCAACGGAGAGGCAGCAGAATCTCGTAAAGCTCCTTGaacaggacaaaaaaaccctGGAACATGAGATTACTGGACACCGTCAAGAGGCTCAGAGGCAGCAAAAGACCATCCAGCAGCTGGAAAAAGAACGTGACCGCTACATCAATGAGACCAACAGCTTAATGCAGAAG GTCCAACAAAAAATGAGTGAAGTTGAagtgagagagaaggagctATTTGACTGGAGGAAGACGGTCTCAGAGGTGGAGTGCAAGCTCACACAACAGGAGAACCTGCTGGAGTGCACAGTGAAGGAGAGGAACCTGTACAGCAGAAACCTCATTGAGGCTCAG GAGGAGATtgcagaaataaagagaaagatGAAAACCATGAACAATCAGGTCACCAGACTGAGAGATGAAATCAGTGGGAAGGAGTTGGCCCTGGCGAAGGATGAGCAGGAACGCAAGCGTTTAGACAAGGACAACGAGGCTCTCAAG GGGGAGCTGCAACAGATGAAGCTCCAGCTTGAAGAAACAAAGCAGCGTGTTGACGGTCaaaaagcagagcagcaaaacCTGCAAAAGATTATAGCCGATGCCGACGCTCAGCATGTGCAGCAGAAAAAGCAAATGGAACAG GTTGGCCGAGAGCGGGACAACTTGGCCAAGCAGCTGCTTCACCGCAACGAGGAGCGGAAGCTTCTGTATGAGAAGATCAAAATCCAGCAGTCAATCCTCAGTAAAGGTGACTTCCACTacaaagagaggatggaggataTCCACTTGCTCAAACTGGAGGTTAAAAGACTCCAGCGCAAGAAGAGCATCCTGGACAAAACTGTGCCCAACACAGAGGACCTCAG ACGAGAACtattccacctgcagagggagctgtTGAGGGAGAGGACGAGGAACAGTGTCCTTTTGGAGCAGAGAAAACCCGTCAACATTCACAGATGGAGATGTCTGGAG GGCAGTGACCCCGGAAAGTATGAGCTCATCATGAAGATTCAATCGCTACAAAAGCGACTGATTGCAAAAAGTCAGGAGTTGGAGGAACGTGAACTCCTTCTACAG gagaaggagaagctgtACGTGGAACTGAAGCAGATTCTGGCCCGCCAGCCCGGTCCGGAGGCAGCtgaacagctacagcagcataaGTGGCTGCTCAGAGATAAAGCTTCAAAGTTGAAG GCACTGACAGCACAGGTGAGAGTACTGGACCGCAGGATGAGTGAGTACAGATGTGAGAATCAGAGGCTGGCTGATGAGCTCACTAATGTCAAGAAGAAGTACCTGAGTCAGAAGAAGCTTCACAG CCAAAACAGGTCCAGTACCAGGCCACAGATGGACCAGCTGGaagctctgccccccctcaaCAACAGGTCCAACTTTACCGGAGGAGGCTTCAGAGTTGAGAATCCTATGAGGAGATGA
- the fez1 gene encoding fasciculation and elongation protein zeta-1 — protein MEAPLVCLDEEFDDLRPCHMDELDHPALSHSSYSTTTVPLATISREDFSELENFSEMMSFKSMEDLVNEFDEKLNVCFHNYNTKTEVLAPIRNQSHNQEDEERLQDEDVWDALTDNYISTWDSQDAEGLNGNLSDQEIHEKEEQEMNEKNDNASCLSEEPLISADQVIEEIVEMMENSPDPGETEEEDEEEHSHCSSRTNPSLLEEIKQLSQASNNNCSHEGLMLMPSSALVELLHRVESAIREYSEELISQLARREELEFEKEVKNTFITALMEVQNRQKEQRESGKRRRRDKALSLQGGGSDSTEKTGSMPTKRFSMEGLSNILQSSIRQTFGSTANEKQYLNTVIPFEKKGSPLSVEDLQMITKILYAMREDSEKVPVLLTDYILKVLCPT, from the exons ATGGAGGCCCCTCTTGTGTGTCTAGATGAGGAGTTTGATGACCTGCGGCCATGCCATATGGACGAATTGGACCACCCGGCGCTCAGCCACTCCAGTTACTCCACCACCACTGTCCCACTGGCCACCATCAGCCGTGAGGACTTCTCAGAATTGGAGAACTTCTCTGAGATGATGAGCTTCAAGTCCATGGAGGACCTTGTCAATGAGTTTGATGAGAAGCTCAATGTCTGTTTCCACAATTACAACACCAAAACGGAGGTTTTAGCGCCTATTCGCAACCAGTCACACaaccaggaggatgaggagaggctgcaggatgAAGA tgtgtgGGATGCTCTAACTGACAACTATATCTCCACCTGGGACAGTCAGGACGCTGAGGGACTCAACGGTAATCTTTCTGATCAGGAG ATCCATGAAAAAGAGGAACAGGAGATGAATGAGAAGAATGACAATGCCAGCTGCCTGAGCGAGGAACCTCTCATCTCAGCTGATCAG GTGATTGAGGAGAttgtggagatgatggagaactCTCCAGATCCTGGAGAAAccgaagaggaagatgaagaggaacatAGCCATTGCTCCTCCAGGACCAACCCTTCCCTCCTGGAGGAGATCAAGCAGCTGTCTCAGGCTTCTAATAACAACTGTTCTCATGAAG GCCTGATGCTGATGCCGAGTTCAGCACTTGTGGAACTGCTGCATCGGGTGGAGTCTGCCATCCGTGAATACTCCGAGGAGCTGATCAGTCAGCTGGCCCGGCGTGAAGAGCTGGAGTTTGAGAAGGAGGTGAAGAATACATTCATCACAGCCCTGATGGAGGTGCAGAACAGGCAGAAGGAACAACGAGAAAGTGGCAAACGCCGGCGCCGGGACAAGGCGCTGAGCCTGCAGGGTGGAGGGTCGGACTCAACAGAGAAGACTGGGAGCATGCCCACCAAG CGTTTTAGCATGGAAGGCCTCTCAAACATCCTGCAGTCCAGCATCCGGCAGACATTTGGAAGTACAGCCAACGAGAAACAG TATCTGAACACAGTTATTCCATTTGAAAAGAAAGGCAGCCCTCTTTCTGTGGAGGACCTGCAGATGATCACAAAGA TTCTTTATGCTATGAGGGAGGACAGTGAGAAGGTGCCTGTGCTGCTGACTGACTACATACTGAAAG TCCTCTGTCCTACCTAA
- the esama gene encoding endothelial cell adhesion molecule a yields the protein MMEVCRSWRKVTLLILTFLSDTWAEIIIPQTSIDVIKGEMVVLKVSYRTNPNHDLSTDTILWNFVTNKTQLIISYTKGSMSVSSSQFKGRVGFNSSMPSSDVSLYINNTQENDSGRYFCQIIIPENPDLTAELKLDVKVPPAPPRCSLSGKPALKGNVTLSCTSSYGRPVPMYKWKRTSPTSEVFFSPMLNEKTGSLKLSNLSNSMAGTYVCTASNSAGSKSCNIKLDIITSSSAGVIVGATLGSVFGFIFLLVLCIWFVLRRRRDNEDDLANDIKEDAQAPKRVSWAKSGMGPDIISKNGTLSSIASSPHHKELYHHNNHHHHLQQYPQRPPSDTASIITATGSTAGYRPSHHQHLHHHGASTPTPTHYSYNNSSLPRGPLSSETSTSGSPLPRPERNAQLPHAQVLPQTYSQPQAAPSPPPLPTSTITTANITRMGGVPIMVPAQNQAGSLV from the exons ACACATGGGCTGAAATCATAATTCCTCAGACCAGTATAGATGTGATCAAGGGGGAGATGGTGGTCCTAAAGGTCTCGTACAGGACAAATCCAAACCATGACCTGAGCACGGACACCATCCTCTGGAACTTTGTTACCAACAAAACGCAGCTG ATCATCTCCTACACCAAAGGCTCCATGAGCGTGAGCAGCTCCCAGTTTAAAGGCCGGGTGGGCTTCAACAGCAGCATGCCATCGTCTGACGTCTCCCTGTACATCAACAACACCCAGGAGAACGACTCTGGACGCTACTTCTGTCAGATCATCATCCCTGAAAACCCTGACCTCACCGCCGAGCTCAAGCTCGACGTGAAGG ttcctcctgctcctcctcggtgTTCTCTGTCAGGGAAGCCGGCGCTGAAGGGAAACGTGACGCTGAGCTGCACGTCCAGCTACGGCAGGCCGGTGCCCATGTACAAGTGGAAGAGGACCAGTCCCACATCTGAGGTCTTCTTCTCACCCATGCTCA atgagaaaacaggaagtctgaAACTGAGCAACCTGAGCAACAGCATGGCTGGGACATACGTGTGCACAGCCAGCAACTCAGCTGGATCCAAGAGCTGCAACATCAAGTTGGACATCATCACTT CCAGCAGTGCAGGGGTGATCGTCGGCGCCACTCTGGGTTCGGTGTTtggcttcatcttcctcctcgtcctctgcATATGGTTTGTGCTCAGAAGGAGGAGAGACAACGAAGATGACTTGGCCAATGACATCAA GGAGGACGCTCAGGCTCCTAAACGTGTCTCCTGGGCAAAGAGCGGAATGGGCCCTGACATCATCTCCAAGAACGGCACCTTGTCCTCCATTGCCTCCAGCCCCCACCACAAAGAGCTGTATCACCacaacaaccaccaccaccatctgcAGCAGTACCCCCAGCGCCCTCCTTCAGACACCGCCTCCATCATCACAGCCACGGGCAGCACAGCTGGCTACCGGCCGTCCCACCACCAACACTTGCACCACCACGGAGCCTCCACCCCGACCCCCACCCACTACAGCTACAACAACAGCAGTTTGCCTCGCGGGCCCCTCTCCTCTGAGACCAGCACCAGTGGGAGCCCCCTCCCCAGACCAGAGCGGAACGCCCAGCTGCCCCACGCTCAAGTGCTGCCGCAGACCTACAGCCAACCGCAggctgccccctccccaccaccactgCCCACCTCCACAATCACCACTGCCAACATCACCCGCATGGGTGGAGTGCCCATCATGGTGCCTGCACAGAACCAGGCAGGTTCTCTGGTGTGA